A genomic stretch from Bacillus sp. N1-1 includes:
- a CDS encoding LLM class flavin-dependent oxidoreductase: protein MSKHAIKLNEIPFSVLDLSPINAGSTPADSFRHTLELAQHAEKLDYNRFWLAEHHNMPFIASSATSVVMSHVAAGTSQIRIGSGGIMLPNHAPLVIAEQFGTLESLYPGRIDLGLGRAPGTDQGTARALRRDLGSTGDDFPEQLAELRGYFDPSLAQGNPIKAIPGEGLSIPIWLLGSSGFSAQLAGELGLPFAFAAHFSPLNTQGALQIYRKAFKPSNVLDKPYAMVALNIIAAETDKEAKFLFTTLQQQFLNLMSGNLTQLQPPVDDISEVASSYQLKALEQQLGSSIVGSQKTIKDKLHTFLEESQADEIMAIAQVYDHKARLHSFELLAEITKSER, encoded by the coding sequence ATGTCTAAACATGCAATTAAATTAAACGAAATTCCATTCTCGGTGCTGGATCTTTCACCGATAAATGCCGGAAGTACTCCTGCTGATTCTTTCCGCCATACATTGGAACTCGCACAGCATGCTGAAAAACTTGACTACAACCGTTTTTGGCTCGCTGAACACCACAATATGCCGTTTATCGCTAGTTCCGCCACTTCTGTGGTGATGTCTCATGTGGCAGCCGGTACATCACAAATCCGGATTGGTTCAGGAGGAATCATGCTGCCGAATCACGCTCCGCTCGTCATCGCTGAGCAGTTTGGCACTCTTGAATCCTTATATCCTGGGCGAATTGACCTTGGTCTGGGGCGGGCACCTGGTACAGATCAGGGGACAGCCCGTGCATTGAGACGCGACTTGGGAAGTACTGGAGATGACTTTCCTGAGCAATTAGCGGAACTCCGCGGTTACTTTGATCCATCCCTGGCCCAAGGAAACCCTATAAAAGCGATTCCAGGTGAAGGTTTGAGTATTCCAATCTGGCTGCTGGGTTCAAGCGGCTTCAGTGCGCAGCTGGCCGGAGAATTGGGTTTGCCATTCGCGTTTGCCGCCCATTTCTCGCCACTTAACACTCAAGGTGCTCTACAGATCTATCGCAAGGCGTTTAAGCCTTCGAATGTTCTCGATAAGCCGTATGCGATGGTGGCATTGAATATCATTGCAGCAGAAACGGATAAAGAGGCAAAATTCCTTTTCACAACCCTGCAGCAGCAATTTTTGAATCTGATGAGCGGCAACCTTACACAGCTTCAACCACCGGTAGATGACATATCCGAAGTAGCCAGCAGCTATCAATTAAAGGCTCTCGAGCAGCAACTAGGCTCATCGATTGTTGGCAGCCAGAAGACGATAAAGGACAAGCTTCATACATTTTTGGAGGAGAGCCAGGCTGATGAAATCATGGCCATTGCCCAAGTTTACGACCACAAAGCTCGCTTGCATTCATTCGAACTTCTGGCAGAAATTACAAAAAGCGAAAGGTGA
- a CDS encoding spore gernimation protein GerQ has product MDTQKLANHESLDLHEVINFKTLCLAKSKLMQGLVFDQDLRALMQKDVEQSMQALGELQAIYNRVPFAAPIPQSRPTPIIN; this is encoded by the coding sequence ATGGATACTCAAAAATTAGCTAATCATGAGTCATTGGATTTACATGAAGTTATTAACTTTAAAACCCTATGCTTAGCAAAATCAAAACTAATGCAAGGACTGGTTTTTGATCAGGATTTGAGAGCATTAATGCAAAAGGATGTTGAACAATCCATGCAAGCGCTTGGAGAATTACAGGCAATTTATAACCGCGTACCTTTTGCAGCTCCTATTCCTCAAAGCCGGCCAACACCAATAATAAATTAA
- a CDS encoding sugar phosphate isomerase/epimerase produces MNIGYMTNAFGPLVGSGGGVTSIKDVRYETMCRDEEVFQKIQRQGFNGVEMFDGNLDQFANHPKELKAILEGMGLSLYGVYAGANFIYEDAWQDELWRIQRTAGIAAEAGAKHLVLGGGAVRASDQKQDDISRLAASLAEAEAIVSQEGLITSYHPHLGSMIEAPEQIDQLFSCSSISFCPDLAHLAAGGGNPLDIIKKYKDRIPYIHLKDWDGDGFVPLGHGSIDLHGIIDFLEAESYSGDWLVEIDGYHGDPVEACKESYQFLKNTSLNKNTK; encoded by the coding sequence ATGAATATTGGTTATATGACTAATGCGTTCGGACCTTTAGTAGGTTCAGGCGGCGGAGTAACTAGTATTAAAGACGTGCGATATGAAACTATGTGCAGGGATGAAGAAGTTTTTCAGAAAATCCAGAGACAAGGGTTCAACGGAGTGGAAATGTTCGATGGCAACCTGGATCAATTCGCAAATCATCCTAAAGAGCTTAAAGCAATACTCGAGGGGATGGGACTTTCCCTTTATGGAGTGTACGCTGGGGCAAATTTTATTTATGAAGATGCATGGCAGGACGAACTGTGGCGCATTCAGCGTACAGCAGGAATTGCAGCTGAAGCAGGAGCGAAGCATCTCGTGCTAGGTGGTGGTGCGGTTCGAGCTTCGGATCAAAAGCAAGATGACATATCCCGATTGGCAGCATCATTAGCTGAGGCAGAAGCTATAGTGTCCCAGGAAGGATTAATTACAAGCTATCATCCGCACTTAGGTTCAATGATTGAAGCACCAGAACAAATCGACCAACTTTTTTCTTGCTCATCTATATCGTTTTGTCCCGATCTTGCACACCTAGCCGCAGGTGGTGGCAACCCATTAGATATCATCAAAAAGTACAAAGACCGAATTCCCTATATCCATTTGAAAGACTGGGATGGTGATGGTTTTGTCCCTTTAGGACATGGGAGTATAGATTTACACGGTATCATTGACTTTCTTGAGGCAGAATCGTATTCAGGTGATTGGCTGGTAGAGATCGACGGTTATCATGGTGATCCAGTAGAAGCATGTAAAGAATCTTATCAATTTCTAAAAAATACTTCATTAAATAAAAATACTAAATAA
- a CDS encoding type 1 glutamine amidotransferase domain-containing protein, whose protein sequence is MGKKVATLITDLFEDVEFTEPAQAFKDAGHQVITIDIQAGKDITGKKGETVKIDKGIGEVNPQDFDALLIPGGFSPDLLREDDRFGEFAKAFIQEGKPVLAICHGPQVLIDTDLLKDVDITGFKSIRNDLKNAGANYKDEEVVVSNNIVTSRFPDDIPAFNRESLKLLAE, encoded by the coding sequence ATGGGCAAAAAAGTCGCTACACTAATAACAGACTTATTTGAAGATGTAGAATTCACAGAACCAGCACAAGCATTTAAAGATGCTGGTCATCAAGTGATCACAATTGACATTCAGGCTGGAAAAGATATTACTGGTAAAAAAGGTGAAACAGTAAAAATAGATAAAGGAATTGGGGAAGTTAATCCTCAAGACTTTGATGCTTTACTAATCCCTGGCGGCTTCTCTCCTGATTTATTACGTGAAGACGACCGTTTTGGTGAATTCGCAAAAGCATTTATACAAGAAGGTAAACCTGTTTTAGCCATTTGCCATGGCCCACAAGTATTAATTGATACAGACCTATTAAAAGATGTCGACATAACAGGTTTCAAATCAATTAGGAACGATCTCAAAAATGCAGGTGCTAACTACAAAGATGAAGAAGTTGTAGTAAGCAATAATATTGTAACAAGCCGTTTTCCGGATGACATCCCTGCCTTTAATCGTGAATCCTTAAAATTATTAGCTGAATAA
- a CDS encoding L-dopachrome tautomerase-related protein: MKPMLPMEKYFGKLELVYVFYGAMPTGVSVSETGRIFICFPKWGDDVKFTVAEIIGDTLQPYPNLETNLSNQGNITTSFISVQSVVADGRGTLWVLDTAAPNFSVPIIGGAKLVAVDLKTNTIRKVYTFTEDVVLPTTYLNDVRFDFRVGKAGYAYITDSSSKGPGAIIVVDLENGNAFRRLNGANSTSPDPYFLPKVEGDILMNRNKDGSTSPFRLASDGIAISPDGKILFYCPLSSRHLYSISTEALRDRTIPDRDLLYQVEYWGEKGASDGMITGAKGTVYAGDYENNSIRKILPNGIMETIAHDPRVLWPDTFSIGPDQYLYVIVNQLHRQARFHYGKDLRQKPYSLLRMKIDEFPAPTFS, translated from the coding sequence ATGAAACCTATGTTGCCTATGGAAAAATATTTCGGTAAGTTAGAACTAGTCTATGTATTTTATGGGGCTATGCCGACAGGCGTTAGTGTATCAGAAACCGGTCGTATTTTCATTTGCTTTCCGAAATGGGGAGACGACGTTAAATTCACAGTAGCGGAAATTATTGGGGATACTTTGCAGCCTTATCCTAATTTAGAAACTAATTTGAGTAATCAAGGTAATATCACAACGTCTTTCATCAGTGTCCAAAGTGTAGTTGCGGATGGAAGGGGAACACTTTGGGTATTAGATACAGCGGCACCGAATTTTTCTGTACCAATTATAGGAGGGGCAAAATTAGTCGCTGTTGATTTAAAAACCAATACAATAAGAAAAGTATATACCTTTACAGAAGATGTTGTCCTGCCAACAACTTATCTGAATGATGTTCGATTTGATTTTCGTGTTGGAAAAGCGGGTTATGCATATATAACGGATTCATCTTCCAAAGGACCAGGAGCTATTATCGTGGTAGATTTAGAAAATGGAAACGCGTTTAGACGGTTAAATGGAGCAAATTCAACTTCACCCGACCCTTATTTTTTACCGAAAGTAGAAGGGGATATTTTGATGAACCGAAACAAAGATGGCTCAACATCTCCATTTAGATTGGCGTCTGATGGTATAGCGATTTCTCCTGATGGAAAGATTTTATTTTATTGTCCACTTTCCAGTCGGCATTTGTATTCGATCTCAACAGAAGCTTTAAGAGACAGAACGATACCTGACAGGGATTTACTTTATCAGGTGGAGTACTGGGGAGAAAAAGGTGCGTCTGATGGAATGATCACTGGGGCAAAAGGAACGGTTTATGCCGGTGACTATGAAAACAACAGTATTCGAAAGATATTGCCGAATGGCATAATGGAAACAATTGCTCATGATCCGAGAGTTTTATGGCCAGATACTTTTTCCATTGGGCCGGATCAATACTTATATGTCATTGTGAACCAATTACATCGGCAGGCAAGGTTTCATTATGGAAAAGACCTGCGACAGAAACCTTATAGTTTACTTCGTATGAAGATTGATGAATTTCCTGCTCCTACCTTTTCATAA
- a CDS encoding spore coat protein produces the protein MKQIIENLTGMNALSDQVVAMDLLIAAKSGARNYAMAVTEAQTPEIKELLTRHLVESLNMHEQISVYMEEKGWYRAWDTNEQINLDLKNIDTALNLPTL, from the coding sequence ATGAAACAAATCATTGAAAATTTAACTGGCATGAATGCACTATCGGATCAAGTGGTTGCAATGGATTTATTGATTGCAGCTAAAAGTGGAGCTAGAAATTATGCTATGGCCGTTACGGAAGCACAAACGCCGGAAATTAAAGAATTGCTCACTCGCCATTTAGTGGAATCTCTTAATATGCATGAACAAATTTCTGTATATATGGAAGAAAAAGGATGGTACCGTGCTTGGGATACAAACGAACAAATCAATTTAGATTTAAAAAATATTGATACAGCATTGAACTTACCTACTCTATAA
- a CDS encoding SDR family oxidoreductase, translating into MIIASRSVSKLNEAKLVLGGNVDAIEIDYRSEEKVAEFFSKVGKFDHLVVTAGEGAMGHFSELPVASAKEAFDSKFWGQYITVRSALPYLSNESSITLISGVYGVRPPQGATTLAAINSAVEGLVRGLSVDLAPIRVNVVSPGIVNTPIYAEMSDDQRQALFNGIAQQLPVGRIAKAEDIAETYVYLAKNGFTTGTSVLIDGGAHLI; encoded by the coding sequence GTGATCATTGCCAGCCGTTCTGTTTCTAAATTAAATGAAGCAAAACTAGTTCTTGGTGGCAATGTAGATGCAATTGAAATCGATTATCGAAGCGAAGAAAAAGTAGCAGAATTTTTCAGTAAGGTTGGAAAATTTGACCACCTAGTGGTAACAGCAGGAGAAGGCGCAATGGGCCACTTTAGCGAACTGCCTGTGGCAAGTGCTAAAGAGGCGTTTGATAGTAAGTTCTGGGGGCAATATATTACTGTCCGTTCAGCACTTCCATATTTAAGCAATGAGAGCTCAATAACTTTAATCTCTGGTGTATATGGCGTTCGTCCTCCTCAAGGCGCTACTACGTTAGCGGCAATCAACTCAGCCGTTGAAGGATTGGTTCGAGGACTTTCCGTAGACCTAGCCCCTATTAGGGTGAACGTGGTTTCACCTGGGATTGTAAACACTCCAATCTATGCTGAAATGTCAGATGATCAGAGGCAAGCACTGTTCAACGGTATTGCACAACAGCTCCCTGTTGGACGGATTGCAAAGGCGGAAGACATAGCTGAAACCTATGTATACCTTGCTAAGAATGGTTTTACTACTGGGACGTCTGTTCTTATTGATGGTGGAGCTCACTTAATTTAA
- a CDS encoding LLM class flavin-dependent oxidoreductase, whose amino-acid sequence MIYFAAHTKDIALGTASVVFPLRHPVRVAKEASPIDRLFPERLIMGVASGNRDKDFTALGISISKLESGGLFKKNYAFLERLLKEDSPKINSDLGVIDGTDMSMIPKPFSSIPTMVTGFSNQSIE is encoded by the coding sequence TTGATCTATTTTGCGGCCCATACCAAGGATATTGCACTTGGGACGGCTAGTGTGGTCTTCCCTCTGCGCCATCCTGTAAGAGTTGCAAAGGAAGCATCACCTATTGACCGGTTGTTTCCCGAACGGCTGATCATGGGAGTGGCTTCAGGAAACCGGGATAAAGATTTCACAGCTTTGGGAATATCAATATCCAAGCTCGAAAGTGGAGGACTGTTTAAAAAGAATTATGCATTCCTTGAACGGCTGTTAAAGGAGGACAGTCCGAAAATCAACAGCGATTTAGGCGTCATCGATGGAACGGATATGAGTATGATCCCCAAGCCTTTTTCTTCGATTCCGACCATGGTGACAGGATTCAGCAATCAATCGATTGAATAG
- a CDS encoding iron-sulfur cluster assembly accessory protein has protein sequence MNCKINRNVAKVLKQMLEIEEAGGKMVRVYVTLDHGDHAHYDIKLDTPTDHDEIVKTDKGIDVLLDKREPLLDGVWIKYFYVPQAGFEITNSSIMHHHH, from the coding sequence ATGAACTGCAAAATTAACCGAAATGTTGCTAAAGTGCTGAAACAAATGTTGGAAATTGAAGAGGCTGGAGGGAAAATGGTTCGTGTCTACGTTACATTGGACCATGGAGACCATGCCCATTATGATATAAAACTTGATACGCCCACAGACCATGATGAAATTGTGAAAACAGACAAAGGCATTGATGTTTTACTTGATAAAAGGGAACCGTTATTAGATGGAGTTTGGATCAAGTATTTTTATGTGCCGCAAGCAGGATTTGAAATCACGAATTCTTCCATAATGCATCACCATCATTAA
- a CDS encoding zinc-dependent alcohol dehydrogenase → MKAVTYQGIKNVEVKEVPDPKIEKHDDMIIKVTSTAICGSDLHLIHGMIPNLQENYVIGHEPMGIVEEVGPGVTKLKKGDRVIIPFNIACGECSYCKNHLESQCDNSNDNGDMGAYFGYSGTTGGYPGGQAEYLRVPFANFTHFKIPETCEEPDEKLSVIADAMTTGFWSVDNAGVKNGDTVIVFGCGPVGLFAQKFCWLKGAKRVIAVDYIDYRLQHAKRTNKVEIVNFANIENVGMHLKEMTKGGADVVIDAVGMDGKMTDLEFLASGMKLQGGAFSAFIMASQAVRKGGTIQVTGVYGGKYNGFPMGDIMNRNVNIRSGQAPVIHYMPYMFELVSTGKIDPGDVVSHVLPLSEAKRGYEIFDTKMDNCIKVVLKP, encoded by the coding sequence ATGAAGGCAGTAACGTATCAAGGTATTAAAAATGTTGAAGTCAAAGAAGTTCCAGATCCAAAGATTGAAAAACACGATGACATGATTATTAAAGTAACGAGTACAGCGATATGTGGGTCTGATTTACATTTAATTCATGGCATGATTCCTAATCTGCAAGAAAACTATGTGATTGGCCATGAACCAATGGGAATTGTCGAAGAAGTTGGTCCAGGTGTGACTAAACTAAAAAAGGGAGATCGAGTTATAATTCCCTTTAATATAGCATGCGGTGAATGCTCCTACTGTAAAAACCACTTAGAAAGCCAATGTGATAATTCTAATGATAATGGTGATATGGGTGCCTATTTCGGATATTCTGGTACGACGGGTGGCTATCCAGGTGGGCAAGCTGAATATTTAAGAGTACCGTTTGCGAACTTTACTCATTTTAAAATTCCAGAGACTTGTGAAGAACCAGATGAAAAGTTATCAGTTATTGCGGATGCAATGACTACTGGTTTTTGGAGTGTTGACAATGCAGGCGTAAAGAATGGAGATACAGTCATTGTTTTTGGCTGTGGTCCGGTTGGTCTTTTTGCTCAAAAATTCTGTTGGCTAAAAGGTGCAAAACGTGTCATTGCCGTAGATTATATAGACTATCGTTTGCAACACGCCAAACGTACTAACAAAGTTGAAATAGTAAATTTCGCAAACATTGAAAATGTGGGAATGCATTTGAAAGAAATGACCAAGGGCGGCGCTGATGTTGTCATTGATGCAGTTGGTATGGACGGTAAAATGACTGATCTGGAGTTCCTCGCGAGCGGAATGAAGCTTCAAGGCGGAGCATTCAGTGCTTTTATCATGGCTTCTCAAGCAGTGCGTAAAGGCGGGACAATCCAGGTTACAGGCGTATACGGCGGCAAATATAATGGATTCCCAATGGGAGATATTATGAACCGAAACGTCAATATCCGCTCTGGACAAGCACCTGTGATTCACTATATGCCATATATGTTTGAATTAGTTTCGACCGGAAAAATTGATCCAGGTGATGTGGTGAGTCATGTACTTCCGCTTAGTGAGGCAAAGCGCGGCTATGAGATTTTTGACACAAAAATGGATAATTGTATAAAAGTGGTGTTGAAACCCTGA
- a CDS encoding aldo/keto reductase, which translates to MSGQDENKLTKIKNSLESRVVTLPDGTSLPRIGQGTWYMGENPQMREREIKALQLGMELGMKLIDTAEMYGDGDSERLVGEAIKGRRDDVFLVSKVYPHHAGLDMIAKACENSLKRLGTDHLDLYLLHWRGRVPLAEIIEGMEKLRKEEKIVRWGVSNFDTDDMKELWNTTNGKNCMTNQVLYHLGSRGIDYDLLPWQREHQMPIIAYSPLAQGGSLRRQLLTDPTIKEIAEKHAVQPLQIALAWTIRSNNCLAIPKAVQEEHVLANAEATIIELTKEDLNRLDEVFPQPTRKMPLDII; encoded by the coding sequence ATGAGTGGACAGGACGAAAATAAATTAACAAAAATAAAAAATTCCCTTGAAAGTCGTGTAGTTACATTGCCTGATGGAACTTCTCTACCAAGAATAGGACAAGGAACTTGGTACATGGGAGAAAATCCTCAAATGAGAGAAAGGGAAATCAAAGCTTTACAACTCGGAATGGAATTAGGCATGAAACTAATAGATACGGCGGAAATGTATGGTGATGGCGATTCTGAACGTTTAGTAGGTGAAGCAATTAAAGGACGTAGAGATGACGTCTTTTTAGTATCAAAGGTGTATCCTCATCATGCAGGGTTAGATATGATTGCTAAAGCGTGTGAAAACAGTTTAAAAAGGCTGGGAACTGATCATCTTGATTTATACCTTTTACACTGGCGAGGACGTGTGCCATTAGCAGAAATCATTGAAGGAATGGAAAAGCTACGTAAGGAAGAAAAAATAGTAAGGTGGGGAGTCTCCAATTTTGATACCGATGATATGAAAGAGTTATGGAACACCACTAATGGTAAAAATTGTATGACTAATCAAGTGTTATATCATCTTGGTTCAAGGGGAATAGATTATGATCTCTTACCATGGCAGCGAGAACATCAAATGCCTATTATAGCATATAGCCCGCTAGCTCAAGGAGGTTCATTAAGAAGACAATTGTTAACGGATCCAACTATTAAAGAGATTGCAGAAAAACACGCTGTACAGCCCTTACAAATCGCTCTCGCTTGGACAATCCGTTCTAACAATTGTTTAGCTATTCCAAAAGCTGTTCAAGAAGAACATGTACTAGCAAATGCGGAAGCAACTATTATTGAATTAACAAAAGAGGATTTAAATAGACTGGATGAGGTATTTCCGCAACCGACTAGAAAAATGCCTTTGGACATTATATAG
- a CDS encoding spore coat protein: MNNDYLDPINSLHVPELADTTFAMDFLLRAKEGVRNTAVALTESASPEVRELLRNQLMQGIAMHQEITELMISKKWFHPNGLSEQYKLDQLSANNTLMIGKMNLFPLETNRKGLFDRTPDEH, translated from the coding sequence TTGAATAATGACTATTTAGACCCTATAAATTCATTACATGTACCTGAGCTAGCTGATACCACATTTGCCATGGATTTCCTCCTTCGCGCCAAAGAAGGTGTTCGAAATACCGCTGTTGCATTAACCGAATCTGCGTCACCTGAAGTTAGAGAACTCTTACGAAACCAGTTAATGCAAGGGATTGCCATGCACCAAGAAATCACAGAACTTATGATTAGCAAAAAATGGTTCCATCCAAACGGACTAAGTGAACAGTATAAACTAGATCAACTATCTGCCAACAACACATTGATGATTGGCAAAATGAATCTATTTCCTCTTGAGACCAATAGAAAAGGTTTGTTTGACCGGACACCTGATGAACACTAA